In one Lolium rigidum isolate FL_2022 chromosome 3, APGP_CSIRO_Lrig_0.1, whole genome shotgun sequence genomic region, the following are encoded:
- the LOC124701359 gene encoding uncharacterized protein LOC124701359 encodes MPGGNPTLGADGGDIFAETISISGDDVVLASGGAMNLFARVRGAGAGSKEAGYAGGQALLELTPHRTAVCHLVQVCASPGAQEEGPLAGLPFPFESVAHHNCLGLFFFSLTQKHQLWMVIVLNLPCY; translated from the exons ATGCCCGGGGGCAACCCAACGCTAGGCGCCGACGGTGGGGACATCTTCgccgaaacaatttcaatttccgGCGACGACGTCGTCCTCGCCAGCGGCGGCGCCATGAACTTGTTCGCTCGTGTTCGCGGAGCGGGGGCGGGGTCGAAGGAGGCGGGATATGCAGGAGGACAGGCGCTTCTGGAGCTGACGCCGCATAGGACGGCGGTGTGCCATCTAGTGCAGGTCTGCGCGTCGCCGGGGGCGCAGGAAGAGGGGCCCCTAGCCGGGCTGCCATTCCCGTTCGAGTCCGTCGCCCACCACAACTGCCTCgggctcttcttcttctccctcaccCAG AAACACCAATTGTGGATGGTGATTGTGCTCAATCTTCCATGTTATTGA